One genomic segment of Stigmatopora argus isolate UIUO_Sarg chromosome 1, RoL_Sarg_1.0, whole genome shotgun sequence includes these proteins:
- the eno1a gene encoding enolase 1a, (alpha), producing the protein MASLRRLLLLRCRPLIIEPGTSPAPSSRLLARTTQPHTALSLHTGPPKRSKSTMSILKIHAREIFDSRGNPTVEVDLYTKKGLFRAAVPSGASTGIYEALELRDNDPTRYMGKGVSKAVEHINNKIAPALVGKDVNVKEQAKVDKLMLDMDGTENKSKFGANAILGVSLAVCKAGAAEKGVPLYRHIADLAGNREVILPVPAFNVINGGSHAGNKLAMQEFMILPVGASSFKEAMRIGAEVYHNLKNVIKEKYGKDATNVGDEGGFAPNILDNKEALELLKNAIGKAGYTDKIVIGMDVAASEFYQDGKYDLDFKSPKDPNRYISSDKLADIYRGFVSDYPVVSIEDPFDQDDWEAWTKFTASTKIQVVGDDLTVTNPKRIAKGVAQKSCNCLLLKVNQIGSVTESLEACKLAQSNGWGVMVSHRSGETEDTFIADLVVGLCTGQIKTGAPCRSERLAKYNQILRIEEELGDKARFAGQNFRHPI; encoded by the exons ATGGCGTCGCTCCGCCGCCTGCTTCTGCTTCGCTGCCGTCCACTTATCATCGAGCCCGGAACGTCACCAGCGCCTTCCTCTCGCCTGCTTGCCCGCACGACGCAACCTCACACGGCACTATCCTTGCACACAGGCCCGCCGAAAAG ATCTAAATCAACCATGTCCATCCTGAAGATCCACGCTCGAGAAATCTTTGACTCCCGCGGAAACCCCACCGTGGAAGTTGACCTGTACACCAAGAAAG GTCTGTTTAGAGCTGCAGTGCCTAGCGGCGCTTCCACGGGTATCTATGAAGCTCTGGAGCTGCGTGACAATGACCCAACTCGCTACATgggcaaag GTGTCTCAAAAGCTGTTGAGCATATCAATAACAAAATTGCACCTGCACTGGTTGGCAAG GACGTGAATGTCAAGGAGCAGGCCAAGGTTGACAAGCTGATGCTGGACATGGACGGGACAGAAAACAAAT CCAAATTTGGTGCTAACGCCATCTTGGGGGTGTCCCTGGCCGTGTGCAAGGCTGGCGCCGCCGAGAAGGGCGTGCCGCTCTACCGCCACATCGCCGACCTGGCCGGCAACCGTGAAGTCATCCTCCCCGTGCCT gCCTTCAACGTCATCAATGGCGGCTCCCACGCCGGCAACAAGCTGGCCATGCAGGAGTTCATGATCCTGCCCGTGGGCGCCAGCAGCTTCAAGGAGGCCATGCGCATCGGCGCCGAAGTCTACCACAACCTGAAGAACGTCATCAAGGAGAAGTACGGCAAGGACGCCACCAATGTCGGGGACGAGGGCGGCTTCGCCCCCAATATCCTGGACAACAAGGAAG CTCTGGAGCTGCTGAAGAACGCCATTGGCAAGGCGGGCTACACGGACAAGATTGTCATCGGCATGGACGTGGCCGCCTCCGAGTTCTATCAGGACGGCAAGTACGACCTGGACTTCAAGTCCCCCAAAGACCCCAACCGTTACATCTCCTCCGACAAGCTGGCCGACATCTACAGGGGCTTCGTTAGCGATTATCCTG TTGTGTCCATCGAGGACCCCTTCGACCAGGACGACTGGGAGGCGTGGACCAAATTCACGGCCAGCACCAAGATCCAGGTGGTGGGAGACGACCTGACCGTGACCAACCCTAAGCGCATCGCCAAGGGCGTGGCCCAAAAGTCATGCAACTGCCTGCTGCTCAAAGTCAACCAGATCGGATCCGTCACCGAGTCCCTGGAGGC CTGCAAGCTGGCTCAGAGCAATGGCTGGGGCGTGATGGTCAGCCATCGCTCTGGAGAAACCGAGGACACCTTCATCGCCGACCTCGTCGTTGGTCTCTGCACTGGACAG ATCAAGACTGGCGCTCCTTGCCGATCCGAGCGCTTGGCTAAATACAACCAAATTCTCCG GATCGAAGAGGAGCTCGGCGACAAGGCCCGTTTTGCCGGCCAGAACTTCAGACACCCCATTTGA